One Actinosynnema pretiosum DNA segment encodes these proteins:
- a CDS encoding M23 family metallopeptidase encodes MPPASGPLPPLPPTGLLPPGLTPPGPLRPTSSPKRERHIWPLSPIPQVVRPFHPPPTPYASGHRGVDLSAPPGAKVMASAKGTVIHAAQVATRPVISIHHEDGTRTTYEPVAPTVRKGDRVTAGTPLGTLLPAHPGCPTPACLHWAAFRPTNSPTRAYANPLSLLRPPHPRLLPSHPSPRPPHPSAHSPSPTPPRSNVVFPRPDPFATRTPTHRIPHARPLQPVRKPNRTDYGLPQQQSRVFQDTPHSSPGFPPYRNTPTPIPRHGSPNRSRIGTFRHQVHK; translated from the coding sequence ATGCCGCCGGCATCGGGCCCGCTGCCGCCGTTGCCACCAACGGGGCTGCTGCCGCCAGGGCTGACGCCGCCGGGACCACTACGGCCCACGTCATCCCCCAAGCGCGAACGCCACATCTGGCCCCTGTCCCCCATCCCCCAGGTGGTCCGCCCGTTCCACCCGCCCCCGACCCCGTACGCCAGCGGCCACAGGGGCGTCGACCTCTCCGCCCCTCCAGGCGCGAAGGTCATGGCATCCGCCAAGGGCACCGTGATCCACGCCGCCCAGGTGGCCACCCGCCCGGTGATCTCCATCCACCACGAGGACGGCACCAGAACCACCTACGAACCGGTCGCCCCCACCGTCCGCAAAGGCGACCGCGTCACCGCAGGAACCCCTTTGGGCACCCTGCTCCCCGCCCACCCCGGCTGCCCAACCCCGGCCTGCCTCCACTGGGCGGCCTTCCGCCCCACCAACTCCCCCACCCGCGCCTACGCGAACCCCCTGTCCCTCCTCCGCCCACCACACCCCCGCCTGCTCCCGTCCCACCCCTCCCCCCGCCCGCCCCACCCCTCCGCTCACTCCCCGTCACCCACCCCGCCAAGATCAAATGTCGTTTTCCCGCGACCCGACCCTTTTGCCACCCGCACACCCACCCACCGCATTCCGCACGCGCGCCCGTTGCAACCAGTCCGCAAGCCCAACCGAACTGACTACGGACTCCCGCAACAACAGAGCCGCGTATTCCAAGACACCCCACATTCCAGCCCCGGTTTCCCTCCCTACCGGAACACCCCGACACCAATTCCCCGCCACGGGTCACCAAATCGGTCGAGGATCGGGACATTCAGGCACCAAGTTCACAAGTGA
- a CDS encoding YifB family Mg chelatase-like AAA ATPase — translation MALARAWSVALRGVEGVPVEIEADVGAGSVGTQLLGLPDAALHESKDRVRAAVRNSGQQWPAHRVTLGLSPASMPKGGTGYDVALACAVLAAAQVVPPDRLEGVALLGELALDGRVRPVRGVLPALVAARSAGLRRAVVPLSALPEASLVTDLDCLGAGSLRDVITWLSGDDTALAPPGPPTWSDAAQGPDLADVVGQPEARWALEVAAAGGHHLLLTGPPGTGKTMLARRLVTLLPPLSVEEALSVTAVHSVAGLLTEETPLVTTPPFVAPHHSTSISALVGGGSGLAKPGAVSRAHRGVLFLDEACEFGAAKLDSLRTALEEGEVRVARSDGVVRYPAGFQLVLATNPCPCAPARDLDCTCPSAVRRRYQSKLSGPLLDRVDLRVPMRPLTEATIAAQPAPPESTAAVRSRVAEARARAVHRWSEHGWQSNAQVPGPVLRRDHPLPETTTHALQLALSRGALTGRGADRCLRVAWTLADLDGAPEPTRAHVATALEFRERTQPW, via the coding sequence ATGGCGCTGGCGAGGGCGTGGTCGGTGGCGCTGCGCGGTGTGGAGGGCGTGCCCGTCGAGATCGAGGCCGACGTGGGCGCGGGGTCGGTCGGCACCCAGTTGCTCGGCCTGCCCGACGCGGCGCTGCACGAGTCCAAGGACCGGGTGCGCGCGGCCGTGCGCAACAGCGGCCAGCAGTGGCCCGCGCACCGCGTCACCCTGGGCCTGTCCCCGGCGTCGATGCCGAAGGGCGGCACCGGTTACGACGTGGCGCTGGCGTGCGCCGTGCTGGCGGCGGCGCAGGTGGTCCCGCCGGACCGCCTGGAGGGCGTGGCCCTGCTGGGCGAGCTGGCCTTGGACGGCCGGGTCCGCCCGGTGCGGGGCGTGCTGCCCGCTCTGGTGGCGGCCCGCTCGGCGGGTCTGAGGCGGGCTGTGGTGCCCCTGTCCGCCCTCCCCGAGGCGTCCCTGGTGACCGACCTGGACTGCCTGGGCGCTGGTTCCCTCCGCGACGTGATCACCTGGCTGTCCGGCGACGACACCGCGCTGGCGCCACCGGGCCCGCCCACCTGGTCCGACGCCGCGCAGGGCCCGGACCTGGCCGACGTGGTGGGCCAACCGGAGGCGAGGTGGGCCCTGGAGGTGGCCGCGGCGGGCGGCCACCACCTGCTCCTGACCGGCCCGCCGGGCACCGGGAAGACGATGCTGGCCAGACGCCTGGTGACCCTGCTGCCGCCGCTGTCGGTGGAGGAGGCGCTGAGCGTCACGGCGGTCCACTCCGTGGCGGGCCTGCTCACCGAGGAGACCCCGCTGGTGACCACCCCGCCCTTCGTCGCCCCGCACCACTCCACCTCCATCTCGGCCCTGGTGGGCGGTGGTTCCGGCCTGGCGAAACCGGGCGCGGTCAGCCGAGCCCACCGCGGCGTGCTGTTCCTGGACGAGGCGTGCGAGTTCGGCGCCGCCAAGCTCGACTCCCTGCGCACCGCCCTGGAGGAGGGCGAGGTCCGCGTGGCGAGGAGCGACGGCGTGGTCCGCTACCCGGCGGGCTTCCAACTGGTCCTGGCGACGAACCCCTGCCCCTGCGCCCCCGCGAGGGACCTCGACTGCACCTGCCCGTCGGCGGTGCGCCGCAGGTACCAGTCCAAGCTCTCGGGCCCACTGCTGGACCGGGTGGACCTGCGCGTCCCCATGCGCCCCCTGACCGAGGCCACGATCGCCGCCCAGCCCGCCCCACCGGAGTCAACGGCGGCAGTCCGCTCAAGGGTGGCGGAGGCGAGGGCGAGAGCCGTCCACCGCTGGTCGGAGCACGGCTGGCAGTCAAACGCCCAAGTCCCCGGCCCGGTCCTCAGACGCGACCACCCCCTACCCGAAACGACGACCCACGCCCTCCAACTGGCCCTGTCGAGGGGCGCCCTGACCGGAAGAGGCGCGGACCGCTGCCTACGAGTGGCCTGGACCCTCGCAGACCTGGACGGCGCCCCCGAACCGACGAGAGCGCACGTGGCAACAGCCCTGGAATTCCGAGAACGCACCCAACCCTGGTGA
- a CDS encoding DUF2469 domain-containing protein, with amino-acid sequence MSAEDLEKYETEMELSLYKEYRDIVNQFSFVVETERRFYLANTVDVQVRNADGEVYFEVRMSDAWVWDMYRPARFVKNVRVITFKDVNVEELDKPELRLPDSGPFNT; translated from the coding sequence ATGAGTGCAGAGGATCTCGAGAAGTACGAGACCGAGATGGAGCTGTCGCTGTACAAGGAGTACCGCGACATCGTCAACCAGTTCTCGTTCGTCGTGGAGACCGAGCGGCGGTTCTACCTGGCCAACACGGTGGACGTGCAGGTCCGCAACGCGGACGGCGAGGTCTACTTCGAGGTGCGGATGTCCGACGCCTGGGTCTGGGACATGTACCGGCCCGCCCGGTTCGTCAAGAACGTTCGGGTGATCACGTTCAAGGACGTGAACGTGGAGGAGTTGGACAAGCCGGAGCTGAGGCTGCCGGACAGCGGGCCGTTCAACACCTGA
- a CDS encoding tyrosine recombinase XerC, which translates to MSPPPHRRPRRVDLVRLRRELPSDVATALDAYERHLSLERGLSPHTVRAYLGDAVALLVHLAAGTPGDAVVESVDLLGLRSWLAAQHAEGASRTTMARRAASARALTAWAARTGLLAEDPGPRLNAPRPHRTLPVVVRPDQAGAALEAAAAGADQHDPVALRDRAVVELLYASGVRVAELCGLDLDDVDYSQRVIRVLGKGSRERTVPFGLPAERAVRQWADLGRSALVTERSHRALFLGARGGRLDPRTARRVVHDVMGAVPGSADVGPHGLRHSAATHLLEGGADLRTVQELLGHATLATTQLYTHVTVERLKAIHDRTHPRS; encoded by the coding sequence GTGTCCCCGCCTCCGCACCGCCGTCCGCGCCGCGTCGACCTCGTCCGGCTCCGCCGCGAGCTGCCGTCCGACGTCGCCACTGCGCTCGACGCCTACGAGCGCCACCTGTCGCTGGAGCGCGGCCTGTCCCCGCACACCGTCCGCGCCTACCTCGGCGACGCGGTCGCGCTGCTCGTCCACCTCGCCGCCGGGACGCCGGGGGACGCGGTGGTCGAGTCGGTGGACCTGCTCGGCCTGCGCTCGTGGCTGGCCGCCCAGCACGCCGAGGGGGCGAGCCGGACGACCATGGCGAGGCGCGCCGCGTCGGCCAGGGCGCTCACCGCGTGGGCCGCCCGCACGGGTCTGCTGGCGGAGGACCCCGGTCCCCGGCTGAACGCCCCGCGCCCCCACCGGACCCTGCCGGTGGTGGTCCGCCCGGACCAGGCCGGGGCGGCGCTGGAGGCCGCCGCGGCGGGCGCGGACCAGCACGATCCGGTTGCGCTCCGTGACCGGGCCGTGGTGGAGTTGCTGTACGCGTCAGGGGTCCGGGTAGCTGAGTTGTGCGGGCTCGACCTCGACGACGTGGACTACTCCCAAAGGGTGATTCGAGTTCTGGGCAAAGGCAGTCGCGAGCGCACTGTTCCCTTCGGCCTCCCGGCCGAACGGGCAGTTCGTCAATGGGCGGACCTGGGAAGATCCGCCCTGGTCACGGAGCGTTCGCATCGGGCCCTGTTCCTCGGCGCCCGAGGCGGGAGGCTCGACCCGCGTACCGCCAGGAGGGTTGTCCACGATGTCATGGGTGCGGTCCCCGGCTCGGCTGACGTCGGCCCGCACGGCCTGCGCCACTCCGCGGCCACGCACCTGCTGGAAGGGGGAGCCGATCTGCGCACCGTCCAAGAGCTCCTTGGTCACGCTACGCTCGCAACGACTCAGCTCTACACACACGTCACCGTCGAACGGCTGAAGGCAATCCATGATCGAACCCACCCCCGCTCCTGA
- the dprA gene encoding DNA-processing protein DprA, whose protein sequence is MNAIQVANLDPVRLARAYLSRVAEPPAFALSAFVAEVGPVEAARLVQVGDVPVAVAGETEARRHECRAEEDLRLVAGIGGRLVVPEDDEWPSWPFTALANAARHGLRCGLEPLALWVRGDAPLGALVERAVAVVGSRAASGYGLHVAAEFGAGLARAGVTVVSGAAYGIDGAAHRGALGAGGATIAVLACGVDRAYPAGHAALLGRISAQGLVVSEYPPERGPAKHRFLTRNRIIAALGDGTVVVEAGRRSGAKNTAATTAALGRVLMAVPGPVTSHSSLGCHELLRSGEAVPVTSAAEVVESAGRFGADLVVATRRSDDGEPRGEALRVHEALSPTVELTADAVAVESGVEPAHVRALLPQMELVGLASRGHRGWKRSQPGTGCGDA, encoded by the coding sequence CTGAACGCGATTCAGGTCGCCAACCTGGACCCGGTTCGGCTCGCCCGCGCCTACCTGTCCCGTGTCGCCGAGCCGCCCGCGTTCGCGCTCTCCGCGTTCGTCGCCGAGGTCGGTCCCGTCGAGGCGGCGCGGCTGGTGCAGGTCGGGGACGTTCCGGTGGCCGTCGCCGGTGAGACCGAGGCCCGGCGTCACGAGTGCCGGGCCGAGGAGGACCTGCGCCTGGTCGCAGGCATCGGTGGTCGCCTGGTGGTGCCCGAGGACGACGAGTGGCCCTCCTGGCCCTTCACCGCACTGGCCAACGCCGCGCGGCACGGGTTGCGCTGCGGGCTTGAGCCGCTCGCGCTCTGGGTGCGCGGGGACGCCCCGCTCGGCGCGCTGGTCGAGCGGGCGGTCGCGGTGGTGGGGAGTCGGGCGGCCAGCGGGTACGGGCTGCACGTCGCGGCCGAGTTCGGGGCCGGCCTCGCGCGGGCCGGGGTGACGGTGGTGTCCGGGGCGGCGTACGGGATCGACGGGGCCGCGCACCGCGGTGCGCTCGGCGCGGGTGGGGCGACGATCGCCGTGCTCGCCTGCGGCGTCGACCGGGCGTACCCCGCCGGGCACGCGGCCCTGCTGGGGCGGATCTCCGCCCAGGGGCTCGTGGTCAGCGAGTACCCGCCCGAGCGCGGGCCCGCCAAGCACCGGTTCCTGACCCGGAACCGGATCATCGCCGCCCTCGGCGACGGCACGGTCGTGGTCGAGGCCGGGAGGCGCAGCGGGGCGAAGAACACCGCGGCCACGACCGCCGCGCTCGGTCGGGTGCTGATGGCCGTGCCGGGCCCGGTCACCTCGCACAGCTCGCTCGGGTGCCACGAGCTGCTGCGGTCGGGCGAGGCCGTGCCGGTGACCAGCGCGGCGGAGGTGGTCGAGTCCGCGGGGCGGTTCGGGGCCGACCTGGTCGTGGCCACCCGCCGGTCCGACGACGGCGAGCCCAGGGGTGAGGCGCTGCGGGTGCACGAGGCGCTCAGCCCCACCGTCGAGCTGACGGCCGACGCGGTCGCCGTCGAGTCCGGGGTCGAACCGGCGCACGTGCGGGCGCTGCTGCCGCAGATGGAGCTGGTGGGGCTCGCGAGTCGGGGTCACCGGGGTTGGAAGCGCTCCCAGCCAGGAACCGGGTGTGGCGATGCTTGA
- a CDS encoding FliA/WhiG family RNA polymerase sigma factor, giving the protein MGGSGEKRVGRPAHAAAESRTADDVEAGIIALWHTYGQSREQGLRDRLVLHYAPLVKYVAGRVGTGLPAHVDVADLIQSGIFGLVDAIEKFEPERGLKFETYAMQRIRGAILDDLRSQDWVPRSVRSRARDVERALERLGGRLQRTPTDRELAAELKIGLGELRELYAQFQLTSVVALDELIAAGRAAGSAGSSLAESLPDEGAEDPVASLVDQDSRRQLADAIAQLAERDRVVVTLYYFENLTLAEIGKVLGVTESRVCQLHTRAVLRLRTKINEQLET; this is encoded by the coding sequence GTGGGCGGGAGTGGTGAGAAGCGGGTTGGGCGGCCTGCTCACGCCGCTGCCGAGTCCCGGACCGCTGATGACGTTGAAGCCGGGATCATCGCGCTGTGGCACACCTACGGGCAGTCGCGTGAGCAGGGGCTGCGGGATCGGTTGGTGCTGCACTACGCGCCGCTGGTCAAGTACGTCGCCGGGCGGGTCGGGACCGGGTTGCCCGCGCACGTCGACGTCGCCGATCTGATCCAGTCCGGGATCTTCGGGCTGGTCGACGCCATAGAGAAGTTCGAGCCCGAGCGCGGCTTGAAGTTCGAGACCTACGCCATGCAGCGCATTCGTGGCGCGATCCTGGACGACCTCAGATCGCAGGACTGGGTTCCCCGTTCTGTTCGCAGCAGGGCTCGGGACGTCGAGCGGGCGCTCGAGCGGCTCGGTGGGCGGTTGCAGCGGACGCCCACCGATCGGGAGCTGGCCGCTGAGCTGAAGATCGGGCTCGGGGAGCTGCGGGAGCTGTACGCGCAGTTCCAGCTGACCAGCGTCGTCGCGCTGGACGAGCTGATCGCCGCAGGTCGGGCCGCCGGGAGCGCGGGGTCCTCGCTGGCGGAGTCGTTGCCCGACGAAGGCGCCGAGGACCCGGTCGCCTCGCTGGTCGACCAGGACAGCCGCAGGCAGCTCGCCGACGCCATCGCGCAGCTGGCCGAGCGGGACCGGGTCGTGGTCACGCTGTACTACTTCGAGAACCTCACGCTGGCCGAGATCGGCAAGGTCCTCGGGGTCACCGAGTCCCGTGTCTGCCAGCTGCACACCAGGGCCGTTCTCCGGCTCCGCACCAAGATCAACGAGCAGCTCGAAACCTGA
- a CDS encoding YraN family protein, with the protein MTASHVLGRLGESVACRYLERQGLVVLARNWRCASGELDVVATDGVRLVVCEVKCRSGSGRGDPLEAATPEQLDRVRRTAYRWRREHRLSGVGVRVDLVGLEWPPGGPVRLRHVRGV; encoded by the coding sequence GTGACCGCTTCCCACGTGCTCGGCAGGCTCGGCGAGAGCGTCGCGTGCCGCTACCTGGAGCGCCAGGGCCTGGTGGTGCTGGCCCGGAACTGGCGCTGCGCCTCGGGCGAGCTGGACGTGGTCGCCACGGACGGCGTGCGGCTCGTGGTGTGCGAGGTGAAGTGCCGCTCGGGGTCCGGCCGGGGCGATCCCCTGGAGGCGGCGACGCCCGAGCAGCTCGACCGGGTGCGCCGGACCGCGTACCGGTGGCGCCGCGAGCACCGGCTGTCCGGGGTGGGGGTGCGCGTCGACCTGGTGGGCCTGGAGTGGCCCCCAGGAGGCCCGGTGCGGCTGCGGCACGTCAGGGGCGTGTGA
- a CDS encoding ribonuclease HII, translating into MIRKPVRAQVRSTSGTWAFQAALDRRGLGPVAGVDEAGRGACAGPLVVAAAVLRTGDAARFAGLTDSKLLTAAARDRMHDLVLERALDHAVVVVPADEVDAIGVHVANVEGMRRAVARLGTHPGYVLTDGFPVPGLTAPNAPLVKGDRVAACVAAASVLAKVTRDRIMAELHEELPVYGFDVHKGYGTAAHTAALLEHGPSGQHRWSYANVAAAAARLGLEPPPHRVARGVPTAGVVQNGGPPQTGGGRPATRRGADR; encoded by the coding sequence GTGATCCGCAAGCCAGTGCGCGCCCAGGTCCGGTCGACCTCGGGCACCTGGGCGTTCCAGGCCGCGCTCGACCGGCGCGGGCTCGGCCCCGTCGCCGGGGTCGACGAGGCCGGTCGGGGCGCGTGCGCGGGGCCGCTCGTGGTGGCGGCGGCCGTGCTGCGGACCGGGGACGCGGCCAGGTTCGCGGGGCTCACCGACTCGAAGCTGCTGACCGCCGCCGCGCGCGACCGGATGCACGACCTCGTGCTGGAGCGGGCACTGGACCACGCGGTGGTGGTGGTGCCCGCCGACGAGGTGGACGCGATCGGCGTGCACGTGGCGAACGTCGAGGGGATGCGCCGGGCGGTGGCCCGGCTGGGCACGCACCCCGGCTACGTGCTGACCGACGGGTTCCCGGTGCCGGGGCTGACCGCGCCGAACGCGCCGCTGGTCAAGGGCGACCGGGTGGCCGCCTGCGTGGCCGCGGCGTCCGTGCTGGCGAAGGTCACCAGGGACCGGATCATGGCCGAGCTGCACGAGGAGCTGCCGGTCTACGGCTTCGACGTGCACAAGGGGTACGGCACCGCGGCGCACACCGCGGCGCTGCTGGAACACGGGCCGAGTGGGCAGCACCGCTGGTCGTATGCGAACGTGGCGGCTGCGGCGGCCAGGCTCGGCCTGGAACCACCACCGCACCGGGTGGCGCGCGGCGTCCCCACCGCAGGCGTGGTCCAGAATGGAGGACCCCCGCAGACCGGCGGTGGCAGGCCCGCGACGAGGAGGGGCGCGGATCGATGA
- the lepB gene encoding signal peptidase I — protein MFYVGRHRRPSGEDPEEPVDEEAVQRWRERARKGRKGAFWKELPVLVLVAVGLAFLIQSFLARVYMIPSESMEQTLHGCAGCYGDRVLVDKLTYRFTDVSPGDVIVFHGPDSWVNQEFHPPQDTGGLAGVVASLGQLIGLPSPNEEDFVKRVVAVGGQSVECCDERNRVKVDGKPLDEPYVYWEPGRSTVQESFPKLDVPPGYLFVLGDNRNDSCDSRCQGDGREGGLVPVTDVVGKARLVVLPPSRWKSIDDHDPQAAAIGAPAWQDAAPLGVGAAAAWPVLLLGRRVRGRFRRGGLG, from the coding sequence GTGTTCTACGTCGGACGTCACCGGCGGCCCTCCGGAGAGGATCCCGAGGAACCGGTCGACGAGGAGGCCGTCCAGCGCTGGCGCGAGCGCGCCCGCAAGGGGCGCAAGGGCGCCTTCTGGAAGGAGCTGCCCGTCCTCGTCCTCGTGGCGGTCGGGCTGGCGTTCCTGATCCAGTCGTTCCTCGCCAGGGTCTACATGATCCCGTCCGAGTCGATGGAGCAGACCCTCCACGGGTGCGCGGGCTGCTACGGCGACCGCGTGCTCGTGGACAAGCTGACCTACCGGTTCACCGACGTCTCGCCCGGTGACGTGATCGTCTTCCACGGGCCGGACTCCTGGGTCAACCAGGAGTTCCACCCGCCGCAGGACACCGGCGGCCTCGCCGGGGTGGTGGCCTCGCTCGGCCAGCTGATCGGGCTGCCCTCACCGAACGAGGAGGACTTCGTCAAGCGGGTCGTCGCCGTCGGCGGGCAGAGCGTGGAGTGCTGCGACGAGCGGAACCGGGTCAAGGTGGACGGCAAGCCGCTGGACGAGCCGTACGTCTACTGGGAGCCGGGGCGCAGCACCGTCCAGGAGTCGTTCCCGAAGCTGGACGTGCCACCCGGCTACCTGTTCGTGCTCGGCGACAACCGGAACGACTCGTGCGACTCGCGCTGCCAGGGCGACGGGCGCGAGGGCGGGCTGGTGCCGGTGACCGACGTGGTCGGCAAGGCGCGGCTGGTGGTGCTGCCGCCGTCGCGGTGGAAGTCCATCGACGACCACGACCCGCAGGCCGCCGCGATCGGCGCGCCCGCCTGGCAGGACGCGGCGCCGCTCGGCGTCGGGGCCGCCGCCGCGTGGCCGGTGCTGCTGCTGGGCAGGCGCGTGCGCGGGAGGTTCCGGCGGGGTGGGCTGGGATAG
- the trmD gene encoding tRNA (guanosine(37)-N1)-methyltransferase TrmD → MRIDVVTIFPEYLDPLRQALLGKAVDKGLISVGVHDLRNWTHDVHKAVDDSPYGGGPGMVMKPQVWGDALDEVCAGEQPPRLVVPTPAGRPFTQELAHELAAEPRLVFACGRYEGIDQRVVDDASRRMRVDEVSIGDYVLVGGEVAVLVMVEAVVRLLPGVLGNALSAQQDSFSDGLLEGPSYTRPEVWRDLAVPDVLRSGNHRAIDRWRRDQALQRTRDRRPDLLDALPDGALDKHDRAFLDGSR, encoded by the coding sequence ATGCGGATTGACGTCGTCACGATCTTCCCCGAGTACCTCGACCCGCTGCGCCAGGCGCTGCTCGGCAAGGCCGTCGACAAGGGCCTGATCAGCGTCGGCGTCCACGACCTGCGGAACTGGACGCACGACGTGCACAAGGCCGTCGACGACAGCCCGTACGGCGGCGGCCCCGGCATGGTCATGAAGCCCCAGGTCTGGGGCGACGCCCTGGACGAGGTGTGCGCGGGCGAGCAGCCGCCGCGCCTGGTCGTGCCCACCCCGGCGGGCAGGCCGTTCACCCAGGAGCTCGCGCACGAGCTGGCCGCCGAGCCCCGCCTGGTGTTCGCCTGCGGTCGCTACGAGGGCATCGACCAGCGCGTGGTGGACGACGCCTCGCGCCGGATGCGGGTGGACGAGGTGTCCATCGGCGACTACGTGCTCGTCGGCGGCGAGGTGGCCGTGCTCGTCATGGTGGAGGCCGTCGTGCGGCTGCTGCCCGGCGTGCTCGGCAACGCGCTCTCCGCCCAGCAGGACTCGTTCTCGGACGGCCTGCTGGAGGGCCCCAGCTACACCCGGCCCGAGGTGTGGCGCGACCTGGCGGTGCCGGACGTGCTGCGCTCGGGCAACCACCGGGCCATCGACCGCTGGCGCAGGGACCAGGCGCTCCAGCGCACCCGCGACCGGCGTCCCGACCTGCTGGACGCCCTGCCCGACGGCGCGCTCGACAAGCACGATCGGGCGTTCCTGGACGGCTCCCGGTAG
- the rplS gene encoding 50S ribosomal protein L19, producing the protein MNTLDALDAQSLRSDIPSFRPGDTLKVHVRVIEGSRERVQVFQGVVIRRHGGGVRETFTVRKVSFGVGVERTFPVHSPNISEIEVAIRGDVRRAKLYYLRDLRGKAAKIKEKRDAKPGA; encoded by the coding sequence ATGAACACCCTGGACGCTCTTGACGCCCAGTCGCTGCGCTCCGACATCCCGAGCTTCCGGCCGGGCGACACGCTGAAGGTCCACGTCCGCGTCATCGAGGGCTCCCGCGAGCGGGTCCAGGTGTTCCAGGGCGTCGTCATCCGCCGCCACGGCGGTGGCGTGCGCGAGACCTTCACCGTCCGCAAGGTCTCCTTCGGCGTCGGCGTCGAGCGCACCTTCCCGGTGCACTCCCCGAACATCTCGGAGATCGAGGTCGCCATCCGCGGCGACGTGCGCCGCGCGAAGCTCTACTACCTCCGCGACCTGCGCGGCAAGGCCGCCAAGATCAAGGAGAAGCGCGACGCGAAGCCGGGCGCCTGA
- the lepB gene encoding signal peptidase I → MSHRVTDAVRPSSGEGDQDRPPVAGSEQDPVTDGGGAEEKKKQPLWRELLILAGTALVLTVLIQTFLARVYVIPSQSMEQTLHGCTGCQNDRVLVDKLTYKFSDIEPGEVVVFRGPPSWGQNDFSSSRSDNPVVSSLQSVASLIGLAPPDERDFVKRVIATGGQTVECCDDQHRLLVDGKPLDEPYIYWQPGTSPEDHEPFAPVTVPEGSLWVMGDNRTNSTDSRKQGGGGVNGAVPESEVIGKARVIVLPPSRWQGIGDHNPQAQAIGAPAWQSGLPAGAGLAAAFPVLLLGRRLRARLTKVTQGKSVT, encoded by the coding sequence ATGTCTCACCGTGTGACAGACGCCGTGCGGCCCTCATCGGGCGAAGGTGACCAGGATCGTCCCCCCGTGGCCGGGTCCGAGCAGGACCCGGTCACGGACGGTGGCGGCGCCGAGGAGAAGAAGAAGCAGCCGCTCTGGCGCGAGCTGCTGATCCTGGCGGGCACCGCGCTGGTGCTCACCGTCCTCATCCAGACCTTCCTCGCGCGGGTGTACGTCATCCCCTCGCAGTCGATGGAGCAGACCCTGCACGGGTGCACCGGCTGCCAGAACGACCGCGTGCTCGTGGACAAGCTGACGTACAAGTTCAGCGACATCGAGCCCGGCGAGGTCGTCGTCTTCCGCGGTCCCCCGTCGTGGGGCCAGAACGACTTCTCCTCCAGCCGCTCCGACAACCCCGTCGTGAGCAGCCTCCAGTCGGTCGCCTCCCTGATCGGCCTCGCGCCGCCCGACGAGCGCGACTTCGTCAAGCGCGTCATCGCCACCGGCGGCCAGACCGTCGAGTGCTGCGACGACCAGCACCGGCTACTGGTGGACGGCAAGCCGCTGGACGAGCCCTACATCTACTGGCAGCCCGGCACGTCCCCCGAGGACCACGAGCCGTTCGCGCCGGTCACCGTGCCCGAGGGCAGCCTGTGGGTGATGGGCGACAACCGCACCAACTCCACCGACTCCCGCAAGCAGGGCGGCGGCGGCGTCAACGGCGCGGTCCCCGAGTCCGAGGTGATCGGCAAGGCGCGCGTCATCGTGCTGCCCCCCTCGCGCTGGCAGGGCATCGGCGACCACAACCCGCAGGCGCAGGCCATCGGCGCGCCCGCCTGGCAGAGCGGCCTCCCGGCGGGGGCGGGCCTCGCGGCGGCCTTCCCGGTCCTGCTCCTCGGCAGGCGGCTGCGCGCCAGGCTGACCAAGGTCACACAGGGGAAGTCGGTAACCTGA
- the rimM gene encoding ribosome maturation factor RimM (Essential for efficient processing of 16S rRNA), producing the protein MDVVVGRVAKAHGIRGELAVDVRTDSPEARFALGSVLAAKLRDGTSRDLTVAAARYHSGRLLVRFEEVLTRDVAELLRGTLLLGSTDALPPTDDPDEFYDHQLEGLAAELADGTRIGTVKEIVHGPGGELLVLVREDGSEALVPFVKQIVPTVDVAGGRVVVDPPEGLLDAD; encoded by the coding sequence ATGGACGTCGTCGTCGGCCGCGTGGCCAAGGCGCACGGCATCCGCGGCGAGCTCGCCGTGGACGTGCGCACCGACTCGCCGGAAGCGCGCTTCGCCCTGGGCTCCGTCCTGGCCGCGAAGCTGCGCGACGGCACGTCCCGCGACCTCACCGTCGCAGCCGCCCGGTACCACTCCGGGCGGCTGCTGGTGCGGTTCGAGGAAGTCCTCACGAGGGACGTCGCGGAACTCCTGCGGGGCACCCTGCTGCTGGGCAGCACGGACGCCCTGCCCCCCACCGACGACCCGGACGAGTTCTACGACCACCAGCTGGAGGGCCTCGCGGCCGAGCTGGCGGACGGGACCCGGATCGGGACCGTCAAGGAGATCGTGCACGGCCCCGGCGGTGAGCTGCTGGTCCTCGTCCGCGAGGACGGCTCCGAGGCGCTGGTGCCGTTCGTGAAGCAGATCGTGCCCACCGTGGACGTGGCCGGTGGCCGCGTCGTCGTCGACCCGCCAGAGGGCCTGCTCGATGCGGATTGA